A window of the Persephonella hydrogeniphila genome harbors these coding sequences:
- the waaF gene encoding lipopolysaccharide heptosyltransferase II encodes MKIVVWQTAFLGDLILTTPLLHSIKNIFPKSKLYVITKPFGKEVLKNNPYVDKIILYDKKNTSNIQIIKELRKEGFDIAISPHRSHRASYSLFLSKIPFRVGFDKAGFSFLYTKTVPHRFDGTHEIDRNLSLLSVFPDYSEKKLHRYPEIFLSEDEERSFEKFFLKEKKYILVAPGSKWETKRWTVKGFSRLIDILSEKGESVVLIGSKEDIPYTESIIKNIKTSKVINLVGKTTLRESFSIIKSARLLISNDSAPVHMAVAFNTPVVDIYGPTVKDFGFYPYRNGVVVELDNIKCRPCGLHGHKKCPTGTFECMEKITPDMVLDAVNKLII; translated from the coding sequence ATGAAAATTGTTGTATGGCAGACAGCATTTTTAGGGGATTTGATACTTACAACTCCCCTTTTACACTCAATTAAAAATATATTTCCTAAAAGTAAGCTATACGTAATAACAAAACCATTTGGAAAAGAAGTACTGAAAAACAATCCCTATGTTGATAAAATTATCCTGTACGATAAAAAAAACACCTCAAATATCCAGATTATTAAAGAGTTGAGAAAAGAAGGTTTTGATATAGCCATATCTCCCCACAGATCCCACAGAGCTTCTTATTCTCTTTTTTTATCTAAAATTCCCTTTAGAGTAGGATTTGATAAAGCAGGATTTTCTTTCCTGTATACAAAAACAGTTCCCCACAGATTTGACGGAACACATGAGATAGACAGAAATCTGTCCCTTTTATCAGTTTTTCCCGATTACTCAGAAAAAAAGTTGCACAGGTATCCTGAAATATTTCTATCAGAAGACGAAGAAAGATCATTCGAAAAATTTTTCCTCAAAGAGAAAAAATACATTCTTGTAGCCCCCGGTTCAAAATGGGAAACAAAAAGATGGACTGTAAAAGGATTTTCCCGTCTTATAGACATTCTTTCTGAAAAAGGAGAAAGTGTAGTCCTGATAGGAAGTAAAGAGGATATACCTTACACAGAAAGTATTATCAAAAATATAAAAACATCAAAGGTAATAAACCTTGTAGGAAAAACAACCCTCAGAGAAAGTTTTTCTATAATTAAAAGTGCCAGACTGCTAATATCGAACGATTCGGCACCTGTTCATATGGCTGTTGCTTTCAACACTCCTGTAGTTGATATATATGGACCTACTGTAAAAGATTTTGGTTTCTATCCGTACCGAAATGGTGTCGTCGTTGAGTTGGATAATATAAAATGTAGACCCTGTGGACTTCACGGACACAAAAAATGTCCGACGGGAACTTTCGAGTGTATGGAGAAAATAACACCGGATATGGTTTTAGATGCTGTAAATAAGCTTATTATTTAA
- the ilvN gene encoding acetolactate synthase small subunit — MTEEIKAIKVRPLPKTETRKHIIIVRVMHNFGVLTRITSLFAGRGYNIESLTVGKTHEPNVARITIVVEGNERVVEQIIKQLRKLIETLRVRDITDVPHIERELVLIKVHAGEDKARDEIMRLVSIFRAKVVDVSTDTYTIEITGTSDKIEAFINLLRPFGIKDIARTGVLALTRESAKEGLQEHKIE; from the coding sequence ATGACAGAAGAGATAAAAGCTATAAAAGTAAGACCTCTACCAAAAACAGAAACAAGAAAGCATATAATCATTGTGAGAGTTATGCACAACTTTGGGGTTTTGACCAGAATTACATCTTTATTTGCAGGTAGAGGATACAATATAGAAAGTCTCACTGTTGGAAAAACACATGAACCTAATGTAGCAAGAATAACGATTGTTGTCGAAGGAAACGAAAGGGTTGTTGAGCAGATTATAAAGCAACTGAGAAAATTGATAGAAACATTAAGAGTAAGGGATATAACAGATGTACCTCATATAGAGAGGGAGCTTGTACTTATAAAAGTCCATGCAGGTGAAGATAAAGCAAGAGATGAGATAATGAGGCTTGTAAGCATATTCAGAGCAAAGGTTGTTGATGTCTCAACAGATACATATACAATAGAGATAACAGGGACGTCAGATAAAATTGAGGCTTTTATCAATCTGCTCAGACCTTTTGGGATAAAAGATATAGCAAGAACTGGAGTCCTTGCCCTGACAAGAGAATCAGCAAAGGAAGGTCTTCAGGAACATAAAATAGAATGA
- a CDS encoding GNAT family N-acetyltransferase — protein MEISLKLENDIRVIQPAVDFVYRWAVDCGLSEKEAQEFATAFDELITDIVLFAFEDKGEFFVLLSDSLSQLEITVHELGEPFDPERHRYSIQKVLNENNFDGAGFEVIGNLVDDFIYLYKGRAGKEFRIIKEIKHKHITQILTEKQLSTEPEKAVGYQISPVTEEDAEDIARLIYRSYGYTYPKEDMYYPDRIVNALRQGKKFGVIVRTDRGEAVGYFAVIMSTDSNIGEVGEVVVFPRHRGKGIMKMMMKALIDMAKNKGLLGLFGEAVTVHTISQKVNAKYGFKSTALVLGFFPYAKYKGFEHKQQRISVVIDFLPLKERKQLKIYLPEEYKNILKDIYRNLGIDVENIPVRKSPQLKERSKIELQINYRFGNAVIVVKKYGKDMLDRVAKKLEALYKKDIKGIYIDLPLDHPYVKQAVPQLKKMGFIFSGLMPLFHNERDFLRMQILREKLDFRHINVFSDMAKRIKRFIHREMNKNGIPQKG, from the coding sequence ATGGAAATATCTTTAAAATTAGAAAATGATATTAGAGTTATACAGCCTGCTGTTGATTTCGTCTATAGATGGGCTGTAGACTGCGGGCTGTCTGAAAAAGAGGCTCAGGAATTCGCAACAGCATTCGATGAGCTTATAACAGACATTGTTTTATTTGCTTTCGAAGATAAGGGAGAGTTTTTTGTTCTTCTGTCAGACTCCCTTTCTCAGCTGGAAATAACAGTACATGAGCTTGGAGAACCTTTTGATCCAGAAAGACACAGATACTCTATACAGAAAGTACTTAATGAGAACAATTTTGATGGAGCAGGATTTGAGGTAATAGGAAATCTTGTAGATGATTTTATCTACCTGTACAAAGGAAGAGCAGGAAAAGAGTTCAGAATAATAAAGGAGATCAAACATAAGCATATAACACAGATACTTACAGAAAAACAGCTTTCTACAGAACCGGAAAAAGCTGTTGGTTATCAGATATCCCCCGTAACCGAAGAGGATGCCGAAGATATAGCAAGGCTTATATACAGATCTTACGGTTATACATATCCTAAAGAAGATATGTACTATCCAGATAGAATAGTAAATGCTCTGAGACAGGGAAAGAAGTTCGGCGTTATCGTCAGAACAGACAGAGGAGAGGCTGTTGGTTATTTTGCTGTTATCATGTCAACCGATTCTAATATAGGGGAGGTTGGTGAAGTTGTAGTATTCCCAAGGCATAGGGGAAAAGGAATAATGAAAATGATGATGAAAGCTTTAATAGATATGGCAAAAAATAAAGGACTACTTGGACTGTTTGGAGAAGCGGTCACAGTTCACACTATAAGCCAGAAGGTGAATGCAAAATACGGTTTTAAATCTACAGCCCTTGTTTTAGGATTTTTCCCGTATGCAAAATATAAAGGCTTCGAACATAAACAGCAGAGGATTTCTGTAGTTATAGATTTTCTTCCCCTTAAAGAGAGAAAACAACTAAAAATATACCTACCTGAAGAGTACAAAAATATACTGAAGGATATTTATAGAAACCTCGGAATAGATGTAGAAAACATACCTGTAAGAAAATCTCCACAGTTAAAAGAAAGATCAAAAATAGAACTCCAGATTAATTACAGATTTGGTAATGCGGTTATAGTAGTAAAAAAATACGGCAAAGATATGTTAGATAGGGTGGCAAAAAAGTTAGAAGCCCTTTACAAAAAAGATATAAAAGGTATATATATAGACCTTCCATTAGATCATCCATATGTAAAACAGGCTGTTCCTCAGCTAAAAAAAATGGGGTTCATCTTTAGTGGTCTTATGCCTCTTTTCCACAATGAAAGGGATTTCTTGAGGATGCAGATATTAAGAGAAAAACTGGATTTTAGACATATAAATGTCTTTTCAGATATGGCAAAAAGAATCAAAAGATTTATACACCGGGAGATGAACAAAAATGGAATACCACAAAAGGGATGA
- a CDS encoding acetyl-CoA carboxylase carboxyltransferase subunit alpha — MELSKDIQSLSEKIELLRKEIKEGKKEKIKELIESRKKFRSLAREKMQNLSAWERVQLARHPKRPHTSDYIQNIFTDFIELHGDRRFGDDKAIIAGFAFFEGIPVAVIGHEKGKDTKEKIERNFGMPHPEGYRKAIRVMKLAEKFNRPVITFIDTPGAYPGIGAEERGQSQAIAESIMTMGGLKTPIVCTVIGEGGSGGALALGVGDRILMLENSIYSVISPEGCAAILFKSQEKAPEAAESLKITAKDLKELGIIDCVVPEPLGGAHLQPKKMYRLLKRAIRNSLKEIINLPPDELVSKRQAKFYSMGRFTEK; from the coding sequence ATGGAGTTAAGCAAAGATATACAGTCTTTGTCTGAAAAGATAGAGCTTTTGAGAAAAGAGATAAAAGAGGGTAAAAAGGAGAAAATAAAAGAACTTATTGAGAGTAGAAAGAAATTTCGTAGTCTGGCAAGAGAAAAGATGCAGAATCTGTCTGCATGGGAGCGTGTTCAGCTGGCAAGACACCCCAAAAGACCCCACACAAGCGATTATATACAGAATATATTTACAGATTTTATTGAACTTCATGGAGATAGAAGATTTGGTGATGATAAAGCTATAATAGCAGGTTTTGCATTTTTTGAAGGAATACCTGTAGCTGTTATAGGCCATGAAAAGGGTAAAGATACAAAAGAGAAGATAGAGAGAAATTTTGGAATGCCTCATCCAGAAGGATACAGAAAAGCCATAAGAGTTATGAAATTAGCCGAAAAATTCAACAGACCGGTGATTACTTTTATCGATACGCCAGGTGCATATCCCGGAATAGGTGCAGAAGAAAGGGGACAGTCTCAGGCTATAGCAGAAAGTATAATGACAATGGGAGGTTTAAAAACACCGATAGTGTGTACAGTTATAGGGGAAGGTGGAAGTGGAGGAGCCCTTGCACTTGGAGTAGGTGATAGGATTTTGATGCTTGAAAACTCTATATACTCTGTTATATCTCCAGAAGGATGTGCAGCTATACTTTTTAAGTCTCAGGAAAAAGCTCCAGAAGCAGCAGAAAGTCTGAAAATAACTGCCAAAGATCTGAAAGAGTTAGGAATAATAGATTGCGTTGTTCCTGAGCCCCTTGGAGGAGCTCATCTCCAACCGAAAAAGATGTACAGACTTTTAAAAAGGGCGATTAGAAACAGCCTGAAAGAGATAATAAATCTTCCTCCTGATGAGCTTGTCAGTAAAAGACAGGCTAAATTTTACTCAATGGGGAGGTTTACAGAAAAATAG
- a CDS encoding STAS domain-containing protein, whose amino-acid sequence MEYHKRDETIYIKLKSDFIYPTVKKIENLLNVESFENLVIDLSESKIVDSEAVKFLYSALKEGISITLVNPPEIYGKILKILQLDDHMKDIKIVMEGRQ is encoded by the coding sequence ATGGAATACCACAAAAGGGATGAAACAATTTATATCAAACTTAAATCTGATTTTATATACCCTACAGTCAAAAAGATAGAAAATCTGTTGAATGTCGAAAGTTTTGAAAACTTAGTTATAGATCTTTCAGAATCAAAAATTGTAGACAGTGAAGCTGTAAAGTTCTTATATTCTGCCTTGAAAGAAGGAATCAGTATAACACTGGTAAACCCACCTGAAATCTACGGTAAAATACTAAAAATCCTCCAGCTTGATGATCATATGAAAGACATAAAAATAGTAATGGAGGGCAGACAATGA
- the ilvB gene encoding biosynthetic-type acetolactate synthase large subunit gives MPKKRGADIVIDVLLEEGVDTVFGLPGGAIMEVYDALFDAPLRNILARHEQAAAHMADGYARATGKVGVVLATSGPGATNLVTGLATAHMDSVPMVAITGQVPTSYIGTDAFQEADVVGITRPITKHNFLVTDIKDLALILREAFYLARTGRPGPVLVDIPKDITQQEYNYKMPTLKDVEEALPGYKPHYEGNPVQIKKAAELIRKAKRPVLYVGGGVIIGNASQELRELAELTRIPVTTTNMGKGAFDENHPLALHMLGMHGTYYANMAVYHSDLLIAVGARFDDRVTGKIDEFAPEAKIIHIDIDPASISKNIHVDVPIVGDVKNVLQKLLKELKKKPVEWVKARESWLKQIEKWREKHPLSYQKSDKIIKPQYVIEEIYNITEGEAIISAGVGQHQMWAAMFYKYKFPRQFLNSGGLGTMGYGFPAAVGAKLGKPDRTVFAIEGDGSFVMNMQDVITAVQYRIPVKIAIINNEFLGMVRQWQQLFYDSRYSSVCLAVHPDFVKLAESMGAVGLRATKPKEVKEVLQKAMEINDRPVIMDFVVDREENVLPMVPAGKSYREMIVSPKQKGEAETMYLVG, from the coding sequence ATGCCAAAAAAAAGAGGAGCTGATATTGTTATAGATGTTTTACTGGAAGAAGGAGTAGATACCGTTTTTGGCCTTCCCGGAGGGGCAATAATGGAGGTTTACGATGCTCTTTTTGATGCCCCTTTAAGAAATATTCTTGCAAGACATGAGCAGGCTGCAGCCCATATGGCTGACGGTTATGCAAGGGCTACAGGAAAGGTTGGTGTTGTTCTTGCAACATCAGGACCAGGTGCAACAAACCTTGTTACAGGACTTGCTACAGCACATATGGATTCTGTTCCTATGGTTGCTATAACAGGGCAGGTTCCTACAAGTTATATAGGAACAGATGCATTTCAAGAGGCTGATGTTGTAGGAATAACAAGACCTATTACAAAACATAATTTTCTTGTTACAGATATAAAAGATCTTGCTCTTATACTCAGGGAGGCTTTTTATCTTGCGAGAACAGGAAGACCTGGACCAGTTTTAGTAGATATACCAAAGGATATAACACAGCAGGAATATAACTACAAAATGCCTACTTTAAAAGATGTAGAAGAAGCTCTTCCGGGATATAAGCCTCATTATGAAGGAAATCCTGTACAGATTAAAAAAGCTGCAGAGCTTATAAGAAAAGCAAAAAGACCTGTTCTTTATGTAGGTGGAGGAGTAATAATAGGAAATGCATCTCAGGAATTAAGAGAACTTGCTGAGTTAACAAGGATACCAGTAACTACAACAAATATGGGTAAAGGTGCTTTCGATGAAAATCATCCACTTGCACTCCACATGCTTGGAATGCATGGTACATATTATGCCAATATGGCGGTTTACCATTCAGACCTTCTGATAGCTGTAGGGGCAAGGTTTGATGACAGAGTAACAGGTAAAATAGACGAATTTGCCCCTGAGGCAAAGATAATTCATATAGATATTGATCCAGCATCTATAAGTAAGAATATACATGTTGATGTACCTATTGTTGGAGATGTAAAAAATGTTCTTCAAAAATTACTGAAAGAACTGAAGAAAAAGCCTGTAGAATGGGTAAAGGCAAGGGAAAGCTGGCTTAAGCAGATTGAAAAATGGAGAGAGAAGCACCCTCTGAGTTATCAAAAATCTGACAAGATAATAAAACCCCAGTATGTTATAGAAGAGATATACAATATAACTGAAGGAGAAGCTATAATATCTGCAGGTGTGGGACAGCATCAGATGTGGGCTGCCATGTTTTACAAATACAAATTTCCGAGACAGTTCCTGAACTCAGGGGGTCTTGGCACCATGGGATATGGATTCCCTGCTGCTGTTGGTGCAAAATTAGGAAAACCTGACAGAACTGTTTTTGCTATAGAGGGCGACGGTTCATTTGTGATGAATATGCAGGATGTAATTACTGCAGTCCAGTACAGAATACCTGTGAAAATAGCGATAATAAACAATGAGTTTTTAGGTATGGTAAGGCAGTGGCAACAGCTATTTTATGACAGCAGATACTCTTCTGTATGTCTTGCTGTACATCCAGATTTTGTAAAACTTGCAGAATCTATGGGGGCTGTTGGTCTGAGGGCTACGAAACCTAAAGAGGTAAAAGAGGTTCTCCAAAAAGCTATGGAAATAAATGACAGACCTGTAATAATGGACTTTGTTGTTGATAGGGAGGAAAATGTTTTACCGATGGTTCCTGCAGGAAAAAGCTATAGGGAGATGATAGTTAGCCCAAAACAGAAGGGTGAGGCTGAAACAATGTATCTTGTAGGATAA
- a CDS encoding sodium:calcium antiporter codes for MVFDILLFVLGLVFILISAEIFTNGVEALGHRLNLSTNFTGSVLAAVGTALPETILPIIAIFFFAEGKGHEIGVGAILGAPFMLATLAFPLIGLTVLMGHFLLKKRELALNIETVGFRRDIVFFLFAYSVALFIVPFENEILRIFTAIFLILLYFMYVTLTLKGESNEMEAVEKLYFSPKNPHPNILIIILQVVVALIVMISGAHMFVSGIEKISLHFGFPALLFSLIVAPIATELPEKVNSVFWIFRGKDSLAVGNVSGAMVFQSTIPVGFGIVFTEWDITGLALISGIFAIIAAFLALTLSYVEKKLIPFGLTIGGVFYIIYLYLAVKEFV; via the coding sequence ATGGTATTTGATATACTCCTTTTTGTTCTCGGCCTTGTATTCATCCTTATTTCTGCCGAGATTTTTACAAACGGAGTGGAAGCTTTAGGTCACAGGCTTAATCTGTCGACAAATTTTACAGGTAGTGTTCTTGCTGCTGTAGGAACAGCACTTCCAGAAACTATACTCCCTATAATAGCAATTTTTTTCTTTGCAGAGGGAAAAGGGCATGAGATTGGAGTGGGAGCTATTTTGGGAGCTCCTTTTATGCTGGCAACACTTGCATTTCCTTTGATTGGTCTGACTGTTCTTATGGGACATTTTCTTCTTAAGAAAAGGGAACTTGCTCTGAATATAGAAACTGTAGGATTTAGAAGGGATATAGTGTTTTTTCTCTTTGCTTACTCTGTAGCTCTCTTTATAGTACCCTTTGAGAATGAAATACTCAGGATTTTTACAGCTATTTTTCTTATACTTCTATACTTTATGTATGTAACGCTAACGCTGAAAGGTGAAAGTAACGAGATGGAAGCTGTGGAAAAACTTTACTTCTCTCCGAAAAATCCTCACCCTAACATACTTATTATTATTTTACAGGTTGTTGTAGCTCTTATTGTTATGATATCTGGAGCACATATGTTTGTCAGCGGTATAGAAAAGATAAGTTTGCATTTTGGATTTCCAGCATTACTATTTTCTCTAATAGTTGCTCCTATTGCCACTGAACTTCCTGAAAAGGTAAACAGTGTATTCTGGATATTCAGAGGAAAGGACTCCCTTGCTGTAGGAAATGTTAGCGGGGCGATGGTTTTCCAGAGTACAATACCTGTCGGTTTTGGTATAGTTTTTACTGAATGGGATATAACAGGTCTTGCTCTAATATCAGGTATATTTGCAATTATAGCTGCTTTTTTAGCACTTACTCTATCTTATGTAGAGAAAAAACTCATTCCTTTTGGACTTACAATAGGAGGAGTTTTTTATATTATTTATCTGTATCTTGCAGTAAAAGAATTTGTCTGA
- a CDS encoding S1 RNA-binding domain-containing protein, with the protein MENYQSEFERLLQEESANIHFYHKGEKVKGKIVKIQGDTAFVDVGQKTEVAIDAKEIEGLKEGDEIEAVYLGKKNKEGYDLISRKPIVYQQNMEKIEEAFKNKEKLKAKLIKKANKGFLVSLGEIKAYLPYSESGLKKGEEFPPAEFDVYVIRFEKKGKYPNIVVSRKDILKEEEEKKKEEIFSLLEEGKTVKGKVVKILDNGAVLSLENTVFGFLPQSLYSWDKSRKIKDELTVGDEIEVAVKNLDRENKKIVFSKRDLEPDIWKEFNKEVGDTVDAVVKEINDYGIIVRVDGLEGFIYKMETDHLRPLEYKKRFKPGQKVTAKIIELDRDKRRMKLSIKATTPHPVDKFLEENPEGSVVEGKIKEIKTKMAVIDLGNDIEGVLYLKDATWNPKVRNISNVLKGRSVKQFKVLGREGNRIKLGLKQFKDNPWETFLSTHKEGDTVKGKVIKLIDRGAFVELADEVEGFIPVNQITKEKIEIPSDKLSLGQEITAKIIKIKGKDIILSIKALEKEREKNELRDVLEKVKPKGESLGTLGEILKEKLKEFEK; encoded by the coding sequence ATGGAAAATTACCAGTCTGAATTTGAGAGACTTTTACAGGAGGAATCAGCAAATATACATTTTTATCACAAAGGAGAAAAAGTAAAAGGAAAAATAGTAAAAATTCAGGGAGATACGGCCTTTGTAGATGTAGGACAGAAAACAGAGGTGGCTATAGATGCAAAGGAGATAGAAGGTTTAAAGGAAGGGGACGAGATTGAGGCTGTTTATCTCGGAAAGAAAAATAAAGAAGGGTATGACCTTATATCAAGAAAACCGATAGTCTACCAACAAAATATGGAAAAAATTGAAGAAGCTTTTAAAAATAAAGAAAAGTTAAAGGCAAAACTAATTAAAAAAGCAAACAAAGGATTTCTCGTAAGCCTCGGTGAGATCAAAGCGTACCTTCCATACTCAGAATCAGGATTAAAAAAAGGAGAGGAGTTTCCCCCTGCTGAGTTTGATGTTTATGTTATAAGGTTTGAGAAGAAAGGTAAGTATCCTAATATAGTTGTTTCAAGAAAGGATATACTGAAAGAAGAAGAAGAAAAGAAAAAAGAGGAGATATTTTCTCTCCTTGAGGAAGGAAAGACTGTAAAAGGAAAAGTTGTAAAAATACTTGATAATGGAGCTGTTTTATCCCTTGAAAATACAGTTTTTGGATTCCTTCCCCAGAGTTTGTACTCGTGGGATAAGAGCAGGAAAATAAAAGATGAGTTGACTGTTGGGGATGAGATAGAAGTAGCAGTAAAAAATCTTGATAGAGAAAATAAAAAGATAGTTTTTTCAAAAAGGGATTTAGAGCCAGATATATGGAAAGAGTTTAATAAAGAAGTTGGAGATACTGTTGATGCTGTAGTTAAAGAAATAAATGATTATGGAATTATTGTCAGAGTAGATGGGCTTGAAGGTTTTATATACAAGATGGAGACAGACCATTTAAGACCCTTAGAGTATAAAAAGAGATTTAAACCGGGACAGAAAGTAACCGCAAAGATAATAGAGTTAGATAGAGATAAAAGAAGAATGAAACTGAGTATTAAAGCTACGACACCCCATCCTGTAGACAAATTCTTAGAAGAAAACCCAGAAGGTTCAGTTGTTGAGGGAAAAATAAAAGAAATAAAAACCAAGATGGCAGTTATTGATTTAGGAAATGACATTGAGGGAGTTCTTTATCTAAAAGATGCAACATGGAATCCAAAAGTAAGGAATATCTCAAACGTCTTGAAGGGACGTTCTGTAAAACAGTTTAAAGTTTTAGGTAGAGAGGGAAACAGAATAAAACTGGGACTGAAACAGTTTAAAGATAATCCATGGGAAACATTCCTCTCAACACATAAAGAAGGAGATACCGTTAAAGGAAAAGTTATAAAACTTATAGACAGAGGGGCTTTTGTTGAGCTTGCCGATGAAGTGGAAGGTTTTATCCCTGTAAACCAGATAACTAAAGAAAAGATAGAAATACCAAGTGATAAACTTTCACTCGGTCAGGAGATAACAGCTAAAATCATAAAAATAAAAGGAAAAGATATAATCCTGAGTATAAAGGCTCTGGAAAAAGAAAGAGAGAAAAATGAGTTAAGGGATGTACTGGAAAAAGTAAAGCCAAAAGGTGAATCCCTCGGAACATTAGGAGAAATTCTGAAAGAAAAACTTAAGGAGTTCGAAAAGTAG
- a CDS encoding M20 family metallopeptidase produces MTTHINVKEEIKKISSSIKDSLIQWRRHIHMYPELSGQENKTAKFVAEKLKEFGVDDIIEGFGGTTAVVGIIRGKHDITAALRADMDALPMEEKSGKPYASKIPHVMHSCGHDAHTTMLLGAAKILCFLKEHLQGNVKLIFQPCEERHDCGGARKLVEEGVLENPDVSAIFGLHVFPELPAGKVGTKIGHFMASSDIFHIKIKGKGSHASRPHQGVDSVLVAAQVINTIHHIVSRKVDPLHPAVVTVGKIKGGYAENIIPDEVEMGGTVRTLSLELRDQIPKWIENAIWGVTLSYGAAYKFDYKPGTPPVINDEKTTKFALGMMKDLLGEENVVELENPTMGGEDFSEYLMKVPGTFIRLGIRNEEKGITAPLHSPVFDIDEDVLPIGASVLSYLAYKWVEEHS; encoded by the coding sequence ATGACAACACATATAAATGTAAAAGAAGAGATTAAAAAAATTTCCAGTTCTATAAAAGACAGTCTTATCCAGTGGAGAAGACATATACATATGTACCCTGAACTCTCAGGTCAGGAAAACAAAACGGCAAAATTTGTTGCAGAAAAACTGAAGGAATTTGGGGTGGATGATATTATAGAAGGATTCGGAGGAACAACAGCAGTAGTCGGTATTATAAGGGGAAAACACGATATAACAGCAGCTTTAAGGGCTGATATGGATGCACTTCCGATGGAGGAAAAATCAGGTAAACCTTATGCTTCAAAGATTCCACATGTAATGCATTCCTGCGGTCATGATGCCCATACAACTATGCTTCTTGGTGCGGCAAAAATACTGTGTTTTCTAAAAGAACATCTTCAGGGAAATGTAAAACTTATATTCCAGCCCTGTGAGGAAAGACATGACTGTGGAGGGGCAAGAAAACTTGTAGAGGAAGGAGTGCTGGAAAACCCTGATGTTTCGGCAATTTTTGGGCTTCATGTTTTTCCGGAACTGCCTGCAGGAAAAGTTGGAACAAAGATAGGTCATTTTATGGCTTCTTCAGATATCTTTCATATAAAGATAAAGGGAAAAGGTTCCCATGCATCAAGACCCCATCAGGGGGTTGATTCGGTTTTAGTAGCTGCTCAGGTTATTAACACAATTCATCATATAGTAAGTAGAAAAGTAGATCCTCTTCATCCTGCAGTTGTTACTGTAGGAAAAATAAAAGGTGGATATGCTGAGAATATCATCCCAGATGAGGTTGAAATGGGAGGGACAGTGCGAACTTTGAGTCTGGAATTGAGAGACCAGATACCTAAATGGATAGAGAATGCTATATGGGGAGTTACTCTTTCTTATGGTGCTGCTTATAAATTTGATTATAAGCCGGGAACTCCTCCTGTCATAAATGATGAAAAAACTACAAAATTCGCCCTTGGAATGATGAAAGATTTATTGGGAGAAGAAAATGTTGTAGAGCTCGAAAATCCTACCATGGGAGGAGAAGATTTTTCTGAGTATCTTATGAAGGTTCCCGGTACATTTATAAGGCTCGGGATAAGAAACGAAGAAAAGGGTATAACAGCTCCTCTCCACAGTCCTGTTTTTGATATTGATGAGGATGTACTTCCTATTGGTGCATCGGTATTATCTTATCTCGCTTACAAATGGGTTGAGGAGCATAGTTAA